The nucleotide sequence TCCGGCCAAGGTGCTGGTGGTGGACGACGAGCCGGATGTCGCGGTGCTGATGGAGCAGGTGTTCCGCAAGCAGGTCCGGCGCAACGTCTACCAGTTCCTGTTCGCGGCGGATGGCGAGGAGGCGCTGGAGGAGCTGCGCCAGCACCCGGACACCGAGGTGGTCCTCTGCGACATCAACATGCCGAGGATGGACGGGCTCACGTTCCTGTCGCGCATCGGCGAGGTGACGACGCTCACGCGCGTGGTCATCGTCTCGGCGTACGGGGACATGAGCAACCTGCGCACGGCGATGAACCGCGGCGCGTTCGACTTCATCACCAAGCCCATCGACTTCCCGGACCTGGAGGCCACGCTCGTCAAGACGCTCAAGCACGTGCGCGAGCTGCGGCGCACGGTGCGCTACACCGAGGAGAACGGCCTCTTGCGCATGTTCGTCCCGGGCGGCGTGCTGGAGCGGCTGCCGCCGATGATGCAGGGCACGGAGGCCATGGCGGGCGAGTGGGTGGAGGGCACCGTCGTCTTCGTCGACGTGCACGGGTTCACCCCGGTGCTCAAGGACGAGGCGCCCCCGGAGTCGCTGCGGCGGCTCAACGCCATCTTCGAGGCCATCGTCCCGGAGGTGCTCTCGCGCGGCGGCACGGTGGACAAGTTCGTGGGCGACGCGGTGATGGCCGTTTTCAGAGGCCCCGGCCACGTGGACCACGCGCTGGAGGCGTGTCTGTCCATCCGCCAGCAGCTCGAGGTCCTGGCCACGCGAGGAGGCGAGGGCGCCCCGTACGCCCACGGCGTCTGCATGGGGCTGGACTCCGGCGACGTGGTGTCCGGCAGCATCGGCGCGAAGGCGTCCGGACGGCTCGACTACACGGTGCTGGGGGACGTGGTGAACACGGCGGCCCGGCTGTCCACCCTGGCCCAGCGCGGGCAGGTGCTGCTCAGCGAGCGCACGAAGGAACGCGCGCAGGAACCCTTCGACTACGCGGCGCTGGGGCCCCAGGTGCCGCCGGGAGCCTCGGTGGAGCTGCTGGTGTACGAGCTGCTCCGAGCGGAGGGGGCGCGCACGCCGGTGTCGGAGGACTCGACGCCGTACATGCCCACTTCGGGCGGCCACGAGGAGCCCGGGGAGGGCTCCCACGAGGCCGCGGGGCTGGTGGCGCAGCCGTCCCGGTGAGTCGGGACGGTGCGCGGCGCTTCAGCTGCTCTGGGTGACGCGCACCGTGGTGTTCATCTCGCGGCCGGTGGCCGGGTCCCGGGCGCGCATGGTGAGGATGCCTTCGATGTTCACGTCGAAGGTGATCTCCACCTGCACTCCACCGGCGCGGGCCTGCTGGATGCCGGAGAAGGTGAACTCGCCGAGCATGTCGTTGCGCGCCACCATCTCGTGGTCGCCCTGGAAGATGCGCATGGCCAGCTCGGTCTGGTTGTCCATGCTGGTGGTGGCGAGCAGCTGCTTGGCGTTGGGGATGGGCGCGTTGCGCGGGAAGACGACGTGGAAGGCGCCGCCGGCCTTCTCCAGGCCGATGGCCATGGGAATCACGTCCAACAGCTGGATGCGCAGGTTGGTGTCGTCCTGGAGCGAGTGCGCGTAGAGCGCCGCGCCGATGGCGACCGCCTCGTCCGGGTGCACGGCCTTGCTGGGCGCCTTGCCGAAGAACTTGGTCAGCCGGTCCTGGACGATGGGCATGCGCGTCTGGCCGCCGACCAACATCACCTGGTCCACGTCCTTGGTGGACAACCCCGAGTCCACCAGCACGCGCGCCACCATCTGCAGGGTGCGGTCGACGAGGTGGTTGGTGAGCTGCTCCAGCATCTTGCGCGTGAACTTCATCTCGATGTTCAGGGGCTGGCCCTGGGACGTCATCGTGATGAAGGGGATGTTGAAGGGCACCTCGTCGCGCGCGGACAAATCAATCTTCGTGCGCTCGGCCAGGTCCTTGATGCGCTGCATGGCCACCGGGTCCGTGGCCAGGTCGATGCCCGTCTTGGCCGCGAAGTCCTTGAGGACGTGGTGGATGATGGCGTTGTCGAAGTCGATACCGCCCAGGAACACGTCGCCGCCGGTGGACTTCACCTCGAAGACGCGCTCGCGGATCTCGATGATGGAGACGTCGAAGGTGCCGCCGCCCAGGTCGTAGATGACGACCTTCTCCTTGAGTCCCTTGCCCACGCCGTACGCGAGCGCCGCCGCGGTGGGCTCGTTGATGATGCGCACGACGTCCAGGTCGATGAGCTTGCCCGCGTCCTTCACCGACTGGCGCTGCCGGTCGTTGAAGTAGGCGGGCACCGTCACCACCGCCCGCTTGATGGGCATCTTCAGGTAGTTGGACGCGACCTCGCGAATCTTGCCGAGGATCTTCGCGCTCACTTCCTGGAGCGTGAACTCACGCTTGCCGACATCCAGCGTGACGTCGTTCTTCTTGCCGGGGCGCATGTTGTACGCCACGACCTTCTTCATCGTCTCGACGACGTCGCTGCCGAACGGACGGCCCACCAGACGCTTGGCGCCGTAGACGGTGTTGCGCGGGTTGAGCTGCCACTGGCGCTTGGCCTCGTAGCCGATGAGCTCGTTCCCCTTGTCATCAATCGCGAAGATGGAGGGGATGGTGTACTCACCGCCCTTGTAGGGGATGAGCTTGACGTTCCCGCTGTCCTCGACAATCGCCGCGCACGAGTTGGTCGTGCCGAGGTCGATGCCGATGATGGGCTCCTTGTGCATCGTGTCTGGGCTCCGGGTGGCCACCGAAGAGAAAGGCTGGACCGTAGCGCACCCCGGCCCACCACGCGAGTAAGCTGACACCCACCCGGTGCCAAAGCCCTGCAACCCCGCACCATGTCGGGCGAAAAGTGCACCTGGGCTACTCTCCCCCCTGGAGGACAGCCGGCGGCCCGAGCACGTGGGGTGGACGACACGGCGCCAAAGGGCCCTGGACTTTCCGGAGGGTGGGCGGGAAAGGTCGAGGAGCGCAGAGGACGGCCTGCGGCCCGCCGGCGGCGTGGCTAGATCAACGGACCTGGACGACGACGAGGAGAGCCACGTGGACGCGAAGGGGTATCTGCAGGAAGTGGGCACGCAGGTGAACGCCGACTTCGTCAAGAACCGTTCGATCCTGTCCTTCGAGGAGTACCTGTCGCTCTTCCTGAACGACCCCAAGGCCCAGGCGCGCAACGCGGCGCAGTACCTGCGGGACGTGATGGACCACTTCGGGACGGAGACGGTGCCGCACCCGACGGGGAGCATCCGGCGCTTCAAGGTGTTCGATGCGCAGCACAACGAGCGCGACGGACGGGTGGCGGGGCAGGAGGAGGTGCAGAACGCCATCTACCGGGTGCTCGGCAACTTCGTGCGCGCCGGCCGCATCAACAAGCTCATCTTCCTGCACGGCCCCAACGGCAGCGCCAAGTCCTCGCTGGTCAACGCGCTCAAGTCGGGGATGGAGACGTACTCGCGCCTGCCGCAGGGCGCGCTGTACCGCATCGCCTGGGTGTTCCCCTCGGAGAAGCTCATCAAGGGCTCCATCGGCTTCGGGGAGCGGGCCACCACGGGGGACGGGGAGCTGACGACCTTCGCGCACCTGGACGCGGAGTCCATCGACCTGCGCATGCCCTGCGAGCTGAGGGACCATCCGCTCTTCGCCATGCCCGCGGTGGACCGGCGCAAGGTGCTGGAGACGGCGCTCAAGAAGAAGGGGCTGGGCAATGGGGACGGGGAGACGGGGGACTTCATCCTCTCCGACTACGTGCGCGACGGCGAGCTGTGCTCCAAGTGCCGGCGCATCTACACGGCGCTGCTCAATTCCTACAACGGCGACTGGCTGAAGGTGATGCGCCACGTCCAGGTGGAGCGCTTCTATGTGTCCCGGCGCTACCAGGTGGCCACGGTGACGGTGGAGCCGCAGATGAGCGTGGACGCGGTGGTGCAGCAGCTCACCGCGGACCGCACCCAGCTCAACGTCCCCGCGCCCCTGCACAGCACGGTGCTCTTCGAGCCGCACGGGCCCCTGGTGCACGCCAACCGCGGGCTCATCGAGTACGCGGACCTGCTCAAGCGGCCGCTCGAGGCCTTCAAGTACCTGCTGGGCTTCAGCGAGACGAGCGAGGTGCCGCTCGAGCCCTTCGTGCTCCAGCTGGACGAGGTGCTCATCGCGTCCTCGAACGAGAAGCACCTGGGCGCGTTCAAGGAGCTGCCGGACTTCGCGTCGTTCAAGGGGCGAATCGAGCTGGTGCGCGTGCCGTACCTGCGCCGCTACCGCACCGAGCAGCAGATCTACGACACGCAGGTGTCCGCGACGACGGTGGGCAAGCACGTGGCGCCGCACGCGACGGCGGTGGCCGCGATGTGGGCGGTGCTCACGCGGCTCAAGAAGCCGATTCCGGACCGCTACCCCAGCGACGTGAAGGAGCTCATCGACCACGTCACGCCGGTGGAGAAGCTGCACCTGTACGAGGAGGGCGCGCCGCCGGACCGGCTCAGCCTGGCCAACACCAAGGAGCTGCGCAAGCTGCGCGAGGAGCTCTTCACCGAGTCGGACGCGTACCCCAACTACGAGGGGCGCATGGGCGCCAGCGCGCGGGAGATAAAAACGGCGCTGTTCAACGCCGCGCAGAACCCCGACTACAAGTGCCTCAACGCGCTCGCGGTGCTGGAGGAGCTGGAGGCCATCTGCAAGGACAAGAGCGTCTACGAGTTCCTGCTGCAGGAGGTGGTGGACGGCTACCATGACCACGAGGCCTTCGTGCGCGTGGCGGAGACCGAGTACCTGGACCGCGTGGACACCGAGGTGCGCGAGTCCATGGGCCTGGTGTCCGAGGGCCAGTACCGGGAGCTGGTGGAGCGCTACATCCAGAGCGTGAGCCACTGGGTGCGCGGCGAGAAGATGCGCAACCGCGTCACGGGCGAGATGGAGAAGCCGGATGAGCAGCGCATGCAGGAGGTGGAGGCCATCGTCATGCCCCGGGGCGAGGAGGCGGCGGACTTCCGTCGGGGGCTCATCGCCTCCATCGGCGCCCACCGGCTGGACAACCCGGACGTGGTGATGGACTACGCGCGCGTGTTCCCGGACATGTTCAAGCGCCTGAGGGACCACTACTTCGAGGAGCGCAAGCGCGTCTTGCGCAAGAACAAGGAGAACGTCCTCAAGTACCTCTCCGAGGACCGGGCGCAGCTGACGTCGCGCGAGCAGACCCAGGTGCAGAGCACGCTCAAGACGATGGCGGAGCGCTACGGCTACTGCGAGCACTGCGCGAAGGACGCCATCCTGTTCCTGATGAAGAAGCGCTACGCATGATGAGCGGGCGAGCGGGCTGACGGGGCCTGCTCGGGCGCCTGCTTTCCATTGGTCAGCGGGCTCGGGAAGATGGGGACGTCGAGCGAGTTCGCAGTCCTACGCGCTTCCTTCATCCCGGAGAGTCGATGACCCGCTTCCTCCTGGGCGCCCCCGTCGCCCTGCTCGCCCTCGCGTCGTGTGCCGGCGCCTCGTCGCCCCACGCGAGCGCTCCCGCGCCCAAGGCCCCTGCCGAGGTCGTGCGCGTGGTGGCGATGCCCGAGCCCGCGCGGCCGACGCGCAAGGAGATGGTGCGCCGCATCCTCCCGCACAACGTGCGGCTGCAGATCGCCGAGGGCGACAACGTGCGCCGCACGGCGTCCGGCGTGGTGGTGGGCTCGGAGCGGAGCGAGGACGGGGTGGTGGCGTGGGTGGTGACCAACGCGCACGCGGTGGTGATGGAGGACCTGAAGGCCCCGGAGCTGCGCGTGCTGGTGGACCGGCGCGGGGACGTGGAGACGCACGTGGGGCAGGTGGTGGCGCGCGGCAAGGTGCCGGAGATGGACCTGGCGCTGATTCGCGTGCCGGGGCTCGGGCTGCCCGCGGTGGAGCTGGCGGAGGAGGCGGAGCTGGAGCCAGGCGAGGACGTCGTCGTGGCGGCGTCTCCGTTCGGCCGCGCGCTGTCGTTGTCCGGCGGCATGTTGTCCCAGGTGGAGTGGGACCGGGAGTCGCGGCGGCCGAAGCTGGTGAAGACCGACGCGCCCATCGGCTACGGCGCGTCGGGCGGCGGCATCTTCAGCCTGGAGACAGGCCGGCTGCTCGCCATCGTGGAGGGCTACCGCACCGCGCAGGTGGACTTCGAGGTGCAGCAGGAGAACTTCAGCTTCGATGTGCCCATGCCTGGCGAGACGTTCGCCGCGCCGAGCACCAAGGTGCGCCAGTTCCTCAAGGCCCAGGGCTTTGGACGGCTGCTCGAGCGCAGCCTGCCTGGTGAGGGAGGCGTCGCCCACGCCGCGGGTCGCTGACCCGCCTTTTTGTCGACAGGCGCCCCGTCCGCGCTACATCCGTCCCGCTCTTTTTTCGCGTCACCAGGAGGCGAGCGCATGTCCGGACGGGTTTCGTGGGATCAGTACTTCATGGACATCGCGAAGCAGGTGGCCACCCGGGCCACGTGTGATCGCAAGCACGTCGGCGCCGTCATCGTCCGGGGCCGCACCATCCTGTCCACCGGCTACAACGGCTCCATCCGCGGGCTGCCCCACTGCGACGACGTGGGCCACATGATGGAGAACGGACACTGCGTGGCCACGGTGCACGCGGAGGCCAACGCCATCATCCAGGCGGCCACCAACGGCGTGGGCATCGACGGGGCGACCATCTACACCACCGCCAGCCCCTGCTGGCCGTGCTTCAAGCTGATCGCCAACGCGGGGCTGGTGCGCATCGTCTTCGGCGAGTTCTACCGGGACCCTCGCATCTTCGAGGTCGCCACCCGGCTCAACCTGGAGCTGGTGGGCCTGGGCGAGGCGTCGCGTCCGCCCGCGTCGTCGACCTGAGCCGGAAGCACCCGGACACACGCTTCGGAAGCGCCACGGGAAACGTCACCCGGACAACACTTGGGAGCCTGCGCAAGTAGGCGTCGCTACACGGGAATTTGCCGGTTCCGGCAAGAATTACCGACCCAGGGTTGACGTTGTGGAACACGGTCCCTAACTCTTGGCCGCGGTGGGGTGGCGGCGGGGGAGGGAGACGAAAAACCCGAGGAGTTTCCGTTGGTTAGCTCGACGGCTGTGTCCAGCAGCATGGTGCGTGTCCAGGAGTCGACGGATCCGGTGGTGGGCGCTGCCCGCTACGGTGCCGTGCAGACGCTGATGGACAGCCTGCTGCACGACGTCCGCAACCCGCTCAACGCGATGGCCATCCATCTGGAGGTGCTGTCGGAGAAGCTGAAGGCGGAGACGGGGCAGGTGCCCCCGTCGCAGGAGAAGAACCTCAAGGCGCTGCGCGAGCAGATCCAGCGCGTGGACGGCATCCTGCGGCAGTTCTCCGACTTCATCGTGTCCAAGGGCGGCGCGGCGGGCGAGGTGGACCTGTCGGACGCGACGACGCGGGCGATGAGCGTGGTGGCGCACGAGGGCCGCAAGCGCCGCGCCACGATGCAGGTGGCCGTGGAGGCGGGGGTGCGGGTGCGCCTCTCGGACACCTCGGAGCTCGGTTTCTTCGTCATCCAGGCGCTGCTGCGGGGAGTCCGGCGGGCGGAAGGTGGGGGCTCGGTGCGCGTGACGGTGCGCGCGGACGGCCCGGTGGCGGTGCTGGAGGTCGAGGACACGGGAGGGGACGGCGCGCCGGAGCTGGCGGACGCCGTGGCCGCGCTGGGGCTGCGCTGTTCGCAGCTGGGTGTGGACCTCCATGTCCGCGGTGGTTCCTGCCGTCTCATCTTTCCTCGCGCTTGAGGGCTGTACCGAGCAGCGGGCTTCTCATTCAGAGTCATCCCCAATCCGCGTCACGACGCAGTACCGGAGGTCTTCATCTTGGGTAGCGCACGAATCCTGGCCGTGGACGACGAACGCGACACGTGCGAGGCGCTGGCAGAGATGCTCAGCACCTGGGGGCACAAGGTCGAGACGGCCTTCGACGGGCACGATGCCCTGCGCAAGGCCGGCGAGTTCCGCCCGGACGTCGTCCTGTCGGACCTGGCGATGCCCGAGACGGATGGACTGTGGTTGCTGCGCAACCTCAAGGAGGAGCTGCCGGACTGCCCGGTGGTGTTCCTCACGGGGCGCGGCACCATCGACGCGGCGGTGGAGGCCATCCGCGAGGGCGCGTATGACTTCATCGTCAAGCCGCTCGACACCGCGCGCCTGAAGGTCTGCATCGACCGGGCGCTGGAGAAGAAGGAGACCCTGCGCGAGGTGCAGACCTTGCGCCGGCGCCTCAAGCAGCTGGGCTCCTCGGACCTCATCGCCCAGTCGGCGGGCATGCGCAAGGTCATCGAGCTGGTGGAGAAGGTGGCCCCGTCCAAGGCCAGCGTGTCCATCAGCGGCGAGTCCGGCACGGGCAAGGAGGTGGTGGCGCGCGCCGTCCACAACCTGTCCCTGCGCCGCGACAAGCCCTTCATCGCCATCAACTGCGCGTCGATTCCGGCCACGCTGATCGAATCGGAGATCTTCGGCCACGAGCGCGGCGCCTTCACCGGCGCGGATCAGCGCCGTCCGGGCGTGTTCGAGCTGGCCCACGGCGGCACGCTGTTCCTGGACGAATTGGGAGAGATCCCCATCGACCTGCAGGCCAAGCTCTTGCGCGTCCTGGAGGAGGGCCGCCTGCGCCGGCTGGGTGGCAAGGTGGAGATCGAAGTGGACGTGCGCGTCTTGTGCGCCACGAACCGCGACCTGAAGCAGGAGATCAAGAACCAGCGCTTCCGCGAGGACCTCTACTTCCGCCTCAACGTGTTCCAGATCCACCTGCCGCCCCTGCGCGAGCGGCGCGAGGACGTGCCCATCCTGGTCCAGCACTTCGTGGACAAGTTCCGGGGGGACTCGGCCAAGCGCGTGTCCGGCGTGCACCCGGAGGCCATGGAGGTCCTGAAGAACTACGAGTGGCCGGGCAACATCCGCGAGCTGCGCAACGCGGTGGAGCGCGCGGTGATCCTCTGCGACGGGGAGCTCATCACCCGCGAGCACCTGCCGCCGGACATGGCTGGCAAGGGCCCGGAGCGGCATACCTTCCGGTTGCCATTCGGGTTGAGCCTGGACGCGGTGGAGCGTGAGTACATCCTCGGCAGCCTCCAGCGCAATGGCAACAACAAGGCGCGCACGGCGGAGGTGCTCGGGGTGAGCGAGAAGACGCTCTACAACAAGCTCAATCGCTACGCGGCGGAGGCTCGCACCCAGCAGTCCGGCCCCGGGGGACCCTTGGGCGGGCAGGGGAGCGATGGTCCGCTGAGCGCGAGCAACCTGCTCGCGCGCTGACCTGACGGGTAGGAAATCCCCTCCGGATTCCGCGCTGTTGGAGCGGCCCGGAGGTAGGGCGACGGAGGCCTCGGCAGGAGGGGTCGGCAGGGGCCGACCCTCCGCGAAACCCCGCGTCAATTCTTGACTTTTGACCTCTGGACAAGGGATTCTGCGGTCGCCTCCCACCCACAGGGAGGGCCCGGCCGTACAGGTCGACGCTCCGGGCGACTCCGAAGCCTTCAACTCGGCAAATCAGGAGTGTGCATCAGGGTGCCGCCGGGGGGGCACAAGGAAGGCCACAACGCAATGAGCGACGCGCGAGTTCTTCACTTCTTCGGCGGCAAGGGCGGGGTCGGCAAGACCACGCTCGCGGCGGCGTACGCGTTGCGGTTGTCGGAGGAGGCCCCGAAGGAACGGGTGCTGCTCGTCTCGCTGGACCCCGTGCGCTCCCTGTCGGATCTGCTCAAGAAGAAGCTCGGCGCGAAGCCGACGAAGCTCGTCGCCGGCAAGGGCGAGGGCGGCGTCTGGGGCCTGGAGTTGGAGCCCGCCGCGTTGCTCAAGCCCTTCCTCGCGGACTACCTGCCCGCGCTGAAGAAGGCCGCGGTCAAGGGCACGCATTTCACCGAGGAGGAGCTGGGCTCGCTGTATCAGCAGGCCATCCCCGGGCTGGAGGAGCTGGTGGCGCTCTTCCACGTGGTGTCGCTGCTCGACGGCGAGGAGTTCGACCGGATCATCGTCGACGCCTCGCCCACCAGCCACACCCTGCGGCTGTTCGATCTGCCGGTGGGGCTGCGCAAGTTCCTGGGCCTGGTGCGCGCCGGTGAGAAGCCCACGGCGGCGACGGGCAAGGGCAAGAAGGCGCAGGAGGCCGCGGCCGCGGAGCCGGGCTTCCTGGAGGCGCTGGGGCAGAAGGCGGAGAAGCTGCTGGCGCTGCTGAAGGATCCCGCGCGCACGGCCTTCCACCTGACCGCGCTGGCGGAGCCGGTCCCCGAGGCGCAGACGCGCATGCTCTTCACGCAGCTGCGCGAGCGCGGGCTGCCGGTGACGGAGATCGTCGTCAACCAGGTGGAGGACCGCGAGGGTTGTCCCGCGTGTCAGGGGCGCCGGGGACTGCAGGCGCCGCACGTGCGCAAGTTCCAGGCGCTGGACAAGACGGTGCCGGTCCACCTGCTGGGTCGCCGCGAGGTGGCGCCGCGCGGGCTGGATGGTGTGGGGCTGTTGGCCAAGGCGTGGGCGGGTGGCAAGGAGACGAAGGCGCTGGAGTTCGCCGCCGCGGAGGGCCCTCCGGCCCTGGTGCGCGCGCCGTCCATGCCGCCCATCGCCGCGCCGCCGCTGCCTCCCACGCGGCTCATCTTCTTCGTGGGCCAGGGTGGCGTGGGCAAGAGCTCCTGCGCGGCCGCGGCGGCCGTGACGCTGACGGAGAAGGAGGGGCCGGTGCTCCTCATCTCCACGGACCCCGCGCACTCGCTGTCGGACGTGCTGCAGAGCCGGCTGACGGACACCGAGACGCAGGTGAAGGGCACCAAGGGCCTGTACGCCCGCGAGCTGGACATGGCGGGTTGGTTCAACGCCCTGCGCAAGCGGCTCAAGGAGAAGGCGGAGAAGGCCTTCGAGGGCGCGCCCAAGGCGGGCAGCGAGGTTCCGGCGGATCTGCTGTACCTGCGCAACCTGCTCGAGTGCGCGCCCCCGGGCATCGACGAGCTGGCGGCGATGAGCGTGCTGACGGACGCGCTGGTGCAGGAGCGGTTCAAGCGCATCGTGGTGGACTCGTCGCCGGTGGTGAACTCGGTGCGGGTGGTGGAGCTGGCGCAGACGGCCAAGACGTGGCTGGGCGCGCTGCACACCGTGCTCAACAAGCACCGCGCCAAGGGCCTGGGCGAGCTGGCGGACGACATCGCCGGGATGATCAAGCACGCCAAGCGCTTCGAGGAGGCCCTGGCGTCCCCGACGGAGGCGCGCTTCGTGGTGGTGACGCGCGGCGAGGACCTGGCCGCGGCGCGCACCGAGCGCGTGGTGGAGTACCTGAAGGAGAAGAAGCTCCCGGTGGAGCGCATCCTCGTCAACCGCGTGGGCCCCAAGTCCACGTGTGAGAAGTGCGAGAACCGCCGGAAGCTGGAGCTCAACGCCGCGAAGGCCATCGAGAAGAAGCTGGGCCTGCCCGTCACCATGGCCCCGGCGCTCGGCCGTCACCCGGCCGGCCTGCGCGAGCTGAAGGCGTTCCGCACGGCGTGGTACGCGCTGTCGCCGCCGGCCGCGAAGATCAAGGCCGCCTGAAGTCCCGCCGGGGCGGCCTTGGCCGCCTCAGGCGTCGCACTCGGACGGCGCGTCGGTGAAGGTTCCCCACTGGGGGAACGTCAGCGCGCCGGTCTCGGTCAGGGTGCCCGTCACGGGCGCCTCTCCGCGCAGCCTCAGCTCCACCTGACGCCCCTTCACGGAGTACGTGCCGGAGAGCTCGGAGCGGTGGGGCTTTCCCTCCGCGTCCACGTCGCGATTCCAGAGCGTCACGCGGCCCTGGGTGCGGAAGCGCAGGCCCCGGGTGGTGCCGTGGACGCCCACGCCCGGGCCGTACCAGCTCACGTTGCGCAGGAGGAAGGGGATGTCGGCCTCCTTCTCCGGGACGCGGCCCTGCAGGCGCTGCCAGCCCAGGGTGTCGCGGATGCCGTCGAAGTCCGCGTCCTGGCGGGCGCGCGTCAGCCGGCGGGCGTCCAGCTTCACGGCCTGGGTGAGGTGCTCGACGATGACGTCCCGGTGGGCGCCGTACTCGCAGACCTGGCCCTGCTTGCGGAGCACGCCCAGGGTGGCGGCGGCGTTGTAGCGGGGCAGGGCGTAGTCCGGGGCCTCGCGGACGGCGGCCTGGAACTTCTCCAGGGCCTCTGGATAGCGGCCGGCCTGGTACAGGCGGAAGCCCTCGGTGTTGAGGGCCCTTGCGGGGGGCGGGACGGGGGCGGCGCTCAGCGCGAGGACGAGCAGCGGCAGGGCATGAAGCATGGCGTCCGGAGGGGCGTGGGGTGTCCGGCACCGTGACACGGTGCGGTGCGTAAGTGCTTGCGCGTTGAAAGGTGCCATACCCTGGTGCTAGTTCCGCGCCATGGCAACCGGCATCAGTTACGCGCTCGACTTCGAGCGCCCGCTCATCGAGCTGGAGAAGAAGATCGATGAGCTCAAGGCGTTGTCCACGGGTGGATCCGCGGACTTCACCTCGGAGATTTCGAAGCTCGAGAAGAAGGCGAAGAAGCTCCAGACGGAGATCTTCAGCGACCTGACGCGGTGGCAGGTGGTGCAGATGTCCCGCCACCCCGCGCGGCCCTACTTCCTGGATTACGTCCGCTTCCTCTTCACGGACTTCGTGGAGCTGTGCGGAGACCGGCACTTCGGCGAGGACCCATCCATCGTCGGCGGTTTCGCGCGCT is from Myxococcus fulvus and encodes:
- a CDS encoding tetratricopeptide repeat protein is translated as MLHALPLLVLALSAAPVPPPARALNTEGFRLYQAGRYPEALEKFQAAVREAPDYALPRYNAAATLGVLRKQGQVCEYGAHRDVIVEHLTQAVKLDARRLTRARQDADFDGIRDTLGWQRLQGRVPEKEADIPFLLRNVSWYGPGVGVHGTTRGLRFRTQGRVTLWNRDVDAEGKPHRSELSGTYSVKGRQVELRLRGEAPVTGTLTETGALTFPQWGTFTDAPSECDA
- a CDS encoding ArsA family ATPase, encoding MSDARVLHFFGGKGGVGKTTLAAAYALRLSEEAPKERVLLVSLDPVRSLSDLLKKKLGAKPTKLVAGKGEGGVWGLELEPAALLKPFLADYLPALKKAAVKGTHFTEEELGSLYQQAIPGLEELVALFHVVSLLDGEEFDRIIVDASPTSHTLRLFDLPVGLRKFLGLVRAGEKPTAATGKGKKAQEAAAAEPGFLEALGQKAEKLLALLKDPARTAFHLTALAEPVPEAQTRMLFTQLRERGLPVTEIVVNQVEDREGCPACQGRRGLQAPHVRKFQALDKTVPVHLLGRREVAPRGLDGVGLLAKAWAGGKETKALEFAAAEGPPALVRAPSMPPIAAPPLPPTRLIFFVGQGGVGKSSCAAAAAVTLTEKEGPVLLISTDPAHSLSDVLQSRLTDTETQVKGTKGLYARELDMAGWFNALRKRLKEKAEKAFEGAPKAGSEVPADLLYLRNLLECAPPGIDELAAMSVLTDALVQERFKRIVVDSSPVVNSVRVVELAQTAKTWLGALHTVLNKHRAKGLGELADDIAGMIKHAKRFEEALASPTEARFVVVTRGEDLAAARTERVVEYLKEKKLPVERILVNRVGPKSTCEKCENRRKLELNAAKAIEKKLGLPVTMAPALGRHPAGLRELKAFRTAWYALSPPAAKIKAA